One genomic segment of Misgurnus anguillicaudatus chromosome 23, ASM2758022v2, whole genome shotgun sequence includes these proteins:
- the adarb1a gene encoding double-stranded RNA-specific editase 1a isoform X2 translates to MNEGVGGRPRGQKFFSLGADVDMSSCRMDVKENRNLDNLSSKEGLGEGHHLANRSARGISRKRPLEEGNRGHGHSKFRSKKRKKTQGPVLPKNALMQLNEIKPGLQYKLTSQTGPVHAPVFIMMIEVNGQLFEGSGPTKKKAKLNAAEKALRSFVQFPNASEAHLAMGRTLTVNADFTSDQADFPDMLFNGFETPGPTDDPFYLSLSSNGALHSINKYPLPVTPNNNKMARQPLTPPLALTAPPTGSGKNAVMILNELRPGLKYEFVAESGESHAKNFVMSVTVDTQIFQGSGRNKKLAKARAAQAALSGLFNMQLDQTPSRQPIPRDGLQLHLPQVLADAVSRLVVEKFRELTDNFTSPHARRKVLAGVVMTTGTDVKDAQVICVSTGTKCINGEYMSDRGLALNDCHAEIIARRSLIRYLYSQLEYFLSDRPEDHEKSIFRWCSEHGYRLKDNIQFHLYISTSPCGDARIFSPHEAGAEDQGDRHPNRKARGQLRTKIESGEGTIPVRTSNTIQTWDGVLQGERLLTMSCSDKIARWNVIGVQGSLLSYFTEPIYFSSLILGSLYHADHLSRAMYQRITDIDDLPQPFNINRPLLSGISNTEARQPGKAPNFSANWTVGDQGLEIINATTGKDDLGRPSHLCKHTLYSRWISLHAKLNKTLRIPGFQPSTYHDAKQAASDYHTAKQTLFKAFYKAGLGAWVEKPIEQDQFALNP, encoded by the exons GAGTTGGTGGGCGACCCAGAGGGCAGAAGTTTTTCAGTCTGGGAGCAGATGTAGACATGA GTTCGTGTCGAATGGACGTTAAAGAAAACCGCAACCTGGATAACCTCTCCTCGAAGGAGGGGCTGGGTGAGGGGCATCACTTAGCCAATAGAAGCGCACGAGGAATAAGCAGAAAACGTCCTCTGGAGGAGGGCAACAGAGGTCACGGCCACTCCAAGTTCAGGTCCAAGAAACGCAAGAAAACCCAAGGGCCTGTCTTGCCCAAAAATGCTCTCATGCAACTTAATGAAATCAAACCGGGCCTACAGTACAAGCTCACGTCTCAGACAGGGCCCGTGCACGCGCCCGTGTTCATTATGATGATCGAAGTTAACGGACAGTTGTTCGAGGGCTCGGGTCCGACCAAGAAGAAAGCCAAATTGAATGCTGCCGAAAAAGCGCTACGCTCTTTTGTTCAGTTTCCTAATGCGTCTGAAGCTCACCTCGCGATGGGTCGCACCCTGACGGTCAATGCGGACTTTACATCCGACCAGGCGGATTTTCCAGACATGCTGTTTAACGGATTCGAGACTCCGGGACCGACGGACGACCCGTTTTACTTGAGTCTGAGCAGCAATGGCGCTCTCCACTCCATAAACAAATACCCTCTGCCCGTGACTcctaacaacaacaaaatggcACGTCAACCCCTCACACCACCTTTGGCTCTAACAGCACCCCCTACAGGCAGCGGCAAAAACGCAGTAATGATCTTAAACGAGCTTCGCCCGGGACTGAAGTACGAATTCGTGGCGGAGAGCGGCGAGAGCCACGCTAAGAACTTTGTGATGTCCGTTACCGTGGATACGCAGATTTTCCAAGGTTCTGGGAGGAATAAGAAGCTGGCGAAGGCGAGGGCGGCCCAGGCGGCGCTATCGGGACTGTTCAACATGCAACTAGACCAAACGCCATCTCGGCAGCCGATCCCAAGAGATGGACTGCAGCTACACTTGCCTCAG gtGCTTGCGGACGCCGTCTCTCGATTAGTCGTGGAAAAGTTCCGCGAGCTAACGGACAACTTCACCTCCCCACACGCACGGCGAAAAGTCCTGGCGGGTGTCGTCATGACAACAG GCACGGATGTGAAGGATGCTCAGGTGATCTGCGTTTCCACGGGAACCAAATGTATAAATGGAGAGTACATGAGCGATAGAGGCCTGGCCCTGAACGACTGCCACGCTGAAATCATCGCTCGACGATCCCTCATCAGATACCTTTATAGTCAACTGGAGTATTTTCTC AGTGACAGACCCGAGGATCATGAGAAATCCATATTCAGATGGTGCAGCGAACACGGCTACCGGCTAAAAGACAACATTCAGTTTCATCTGTATATCAGCACGTCACCCTGCGGAGACGCCCGGATCTTCTCACCCCACGAGGCTGGTGCTGAAG accaAGGTGACCGGCATCCAAACCGCAAGGCACGCGGACAGCTGCGAACCAAAATCGAGTCCGGAGAGGGAACGATACCGGTACGCACAAGCAACACTATTCAGACCTGGGATGGAGTCTTGCAGGGAGAGAGATTGCTAACCATGTCGTGCAGCGACAAGATCGCCAG ATGGAACGTGATTGGAGTGCAGGGGTCTCTTTTGAGCTATTTCACCGAACCCATCTACTTCTCTAGTTTAATCCTGGGAAGCCTGTACCATGCTGACCACCTGTCCAGAGCCATGTACCAGCGTATCACTGACATAGATGACCTGCCCCAGCCTTTCAACATTAACAGACCCCTGCTCAGTG gcatcagtaaCACAGAAGCACGGCAGCCTGGTAAAGCTCCGAACTTCAGTGCCAATTGGACAGTTGGTGATCAGGGATTGGAGATCATTAACGCCACCACAGGGAAAGATGACCTGGGACGCCCCTCACATCTCTGTAAACACACCCTGTACAGCCGCTGGATCTCTCTGCATGCCAAG CTTAACAAGACTCTAAGGATCCCAGGATTTCAGCCCAGCACGTATCACGATGCAAAGCAAGCGGCCTCGGACTACCACACGGCCAAACAAACTCTCTTTAAAGCTTTCTACAAAGCAGGACTGGGTGCATGGGTGGAAAAACCCATCGAACAAGACCAGTTCGCCCTTAACCCTTAA
- the adarb1a gene encoding double-stranded RNA-specific editase 1a isoform X1, whose protein sequence is MAQSQSWTQNMGTYYSLVRRRFKRRRKKRSERKGIISKAMNEGVGGRPRGQKFFSLGADVDMSSCRMDVKENRNLDNLSSKEGLGEGHHLANRSARGISRKRPLEEGNRGHGHSKFRSKKRKKTQGPVLPKNALMQLNEIKPGLQYKLTSQTGPVHAPVFIMMIEVNGQLFEGSGPTKKKAKLNAAEKALRSFVQFPNASEAHLAMGRTLTVNADFTSDQADFPDMLFNGFETPGPTDDPFYLSLSSNGALHSINKYPLPVTPNNNKMARQPLTPPLALTAPPTGSGKNAVMILNELRPGLKYEFVAESGESHAKNFVMSVTVDTQIFQGSGRNKKLAKARAAQAALSGLFNMQLDQTPSRQPIPRDGLQLHLPQVLADAVSRLVVEKFRELTDNFTSPHARRKVLAGVVMTTGTDVKDAQVICVSTGTKCINGEYMSDRGLALNDCHAEIIARRSLIRYLYSQLEYFLSDRPEDHEKSIFRWCSEHGYRLKDNIQFHLYISTSPCGDARIFSPHEAGAEDQGDRHPNRKARGQLRTKIESGEGTIPVRTSNTIQTWDGVLQGERLLTMSCSDKIARWNVIGVQGSLLSYFTEPIYFSSLILGSLYHADHLSRAMYQRITDIDDLPQPFNINRPLLSGISNTEARQPGKAPNFSANWTVGDQGLEIINATTGKDDLGRPSHLCKHTLYSRWISLHAKLNKTLRIPGFQPSTYHDAKQAASDYHTAKQTLFKAFYKAGLGAWVEKPIEQDQFALNP, encoded by the exons GAGTTGGTGGGCGACCCAGAGGGCAGAAGTTTTTCAGTCTGGGAGCAGATGTAGACATGA GTTCGTGTCGAATGGACGTTAAAGAAAACCGCAACCTGGATAACCTCTCCTCGAAGGAGGGGCTGGGTGAGGGGCATCACTTAGCCAATAGAAGCGCACGAGGAATAAGCAGAAAACGTCCTCTGGAGGAGGGCAACAGAGGTCACGGCCACTCCAAGTTCAGGTCCAAGAAACGCAAGAAAACCCAAGGGCCTGTCTTGCCCAAAAATGCTCTCATGCAACTTAATGAAATCAAACCGGGCCTACAGTACAAGCTCACGTCTCAGACAGGGCCCGTGCACGCGCCCGTGTTCATTATGATGATCGAAGTTAACGGACAGTTGTTCGAGGGCTCGGGTCCGACCAAGAAGAAAGCCAAATTGAATGCTGCCGAAAAAGCGCTACGCTCTTTTGTTCAGTTTCCTAATGCGTCTGAAGCTCACCTCGCGATGGGTCGCACCCTGACGGTCAATGCGGACTTTACATCCGACCAGGCGGATTTTCCAGACATGCTGTTTAACGGATTCGAGACTCCGGGACCGACGGACGACCCGTTTTACTTGAGTCTGAGCAGCAATGGCGCTCTCCACTCCATAAACAAATACCCTCTGCCCGTGACTcctaacaacaacaaaatggcACGTCAACCCCTCACACCACCTTTGGCTCTAACAGCACCCCCTACAGGCAGCGGCAAAAACGCAGTAATGATCTTAAACGAGCTTCGCCCGGGACTGAAGTACGAATTCGTGGCGGAGAGCGGCGAGAGCCACGCTAAGAACTTTGTGATGTCCGTTACCGTGGATACGCAGATTTTCCAAGGTTCTGGGAGGAATAAGAAGCTGGCGAAGGCGAGGGCGGCCCAGGCGGCGCTATCGGGACTGTTCAACATGCAACTAGACCAAACGCCATCTCGGCAGCCGATCCCAAGAGATGGACTGCAGCTACACTTGCCTCAG gtGCTTGCGGACGCCGTCTCTCGATTAGTCGTGGAAAAGTTCCGCGAGCTAACGGACAACTTCACCTCCCCACACGCACGGCGAAAAGTCCTGGCGGGTGTCGTCATGACAACAG GCACGGATGTGAAGGATGCTCAGGTGATCTGCGTTTCCACGGGAACCAAATGTATAAATGGAGAGTACATGAGCGATAGAGGCCTGGCCCTGAACGACTGCCACGCTGAAATCATCGCTCGACGATCCCTCATCAGATACCTTTATAGTCAACTGGAGTATTTTCTC AGTGACAGACCCGAGGATCATGAGAAATCCATATTCAGATGGTGCAGCGAACACGGCTACCGGCTAAAAGACAACATTCAGTTTCATCTGTATATCAGCACGTCACCCTGCGGAGACGCCCGGATCTTCTCACCCCACGAGGCTGGTGCTGAAG accaAGGTGACCGGCATCCAAACCGCAAGGCACGCGGACAGCTGCGAACCAAAATCGAGTCCGGAGAGGGAACGATACCGGTACGCACAAGCAACACTATTCAGACCTGGGATGGAGTCTTGCAGGGAGAGAGATTGCTAACCATGTCGTGCAGCGACAAGATCGCCAG ATGGAACGTGATTGGAGTGCAGGGGTCTCTTTTGAGCTATTTCACCGAACCCATCTACTTCTCTAGTTTAATCCTGGGAAGCCTGTACCATGCTGACCACCTGTCCAGAGCCATGTACCAGCGTATCACTGACATAGATGACCTGCCCCAGCCTTTCAACATTAACAGACCCCTGCTCAGTG gcatcagtaaCACAGAAGCACGGCAGCCTGGTAAAGCTCCGAACTTCAGTGCCAATTGGACAGTTGGTGATCAGGGATTGGAGATCATTAACGCCACCACAGGGAAAGATGACCTGGGACGCCCCTCACATCTCTGTAAACACACCCTGTACAGCCGCTGGATCTCTCTGCATGCCAAG CTTAACAAGACTCTAAGGATCCCAGGATTTCAGCCCAGCACGTATCACGATGCAAAGCAAGCGGCCTCGGACTACCACACGGCCAAACAAACTCTCTTTAAAGCTTTCTACAAAGCAGGACTGGGTGCATGGGTGGAAAAACCCATCGAACAAGACCAGTTCGCCCTTAACCCTTAA
- the adarb1a gene encoding double-stranded RNA-specific editase 1a isoform X3, translating to MDVKENRNLDNLSSKEGLGEGHHLANRSARGISRKRPLEEGNRGHGHSKFRSKKRKKTQGPVLPKNALMQLNEIKPGLQYKLTSQTGPVHAPVFIMMIEVNGQLFEGSGPTKKKAKLNAAEKALRSFVQFPNASEAHLAMGRTLTVNADFTSDQADFPDMLFNGFETPGPTDDPFYLSLSSNGALHSINKYPLPVTPNNNKMARQPLTPPLALTAPPTGSGKNAVMILNELRPGLKYEFVAESGESHAKNFVMSVTVDTQIFQGSGRNKKLAKARAAQAALSGLFNMQLDQTPSRQPIPRDGLQLHLPQVLADAVSRLVVEKFRELTDNFTSPHARRKVLAGVVMTTGTDVKDAQVICVSTGTKCINGEYMSDRGLALNDCHAEIIARRSLIRYLYSQLEYFLSDRPEDHEKSIFRWCSEHGYRLKDNIQFHLYISTSPCGDARIFSPHEAGAEDQGDRHPNRKARGQLRTKIESGEGTIPVRTSNTIQTWDGVLQGERLLTMSCSDKIARWNVIGVQGSLLSYFTEPIYFSSLILGSLYHADHLSRAMYQRITDIDDLPQPFNINRPLLSGISNTEARQPGKAPNFSANWTVGDQGLEIINATTGKDDLGRPSHLCKHTLYSRWISLHAKLNKTLRIPGFQPSTYHDAKQAASDYHTAKQTLFKAFYKAGLGAWVEKPIEQDQFALNP from the exons ATGGACGTTAAAGAAAACCGCAACCTGGATAACCTCTCCTCGAAGGAGGGGCTGGGTGAGGGGCATCACTTAGCCAATAGAAGCGCACGAGGAATAAGCAGAAAACGTCCTCTGGAGGAGGGCAACAGAGGTCACGGCCACTCCAAGTTCAGGTCCAAGAAACGCAAGAAAACCCAAGGGCCTGTCTTGCCCAAAAATGCTCTCATGCAACTTAATGAAATCAAACCGGGCCTACAGTACAAGCTCACGTCTCAGACAGGGCCCGTGCACGCGCCCGTGTTCATTATGATGATCGAAGTTAACGGACAGTTGTTCGAGGGCTCGGGTCCGACCAAGAAGAAAGCCAAATTGAATGCTGCCGAAAAAGCGCTACGCTCTTTTGTTCAGTTTCCTAATGCGTCTGAAGCTCACCTCGCGATGGGTCGCACCCTGACGGTCAATGCGGACTTTACATCCGACCAGGCGGATTTTCCAGACATGCTGTTTAACGGATTCGAGACTCCGGGACCGACGGACGACCCGTTTTACTTGAGTCTGAGCAGCAATGGCGCTCTCCACTCCATAAACAAATACCCTCTGCCCGTGACTcctaacaacaacaaaatggcACGTCAACCCCTCACACCACCTTTGGCTCTAACAGCACCCCCTACAGGCAGCGGCAAAAACGCAGTAATGATCTTAAACGAGCTTCGCCCGGGACTGAAGTACGAATTCGTGGCGGAGAGCGGCGAGAGCCACGCTAAGAACTTTGTGATGTCCGTTACCGTGGATACGCAGATTTTCCAAGGTTCTGGGAGGAATAAGAAGCTGGCGAAGGCGAGGGCGGCCCAGGCGGCGCTATCGGGACTGTTCAACATGCAACTAGACCAAACGCCATCTCGGCAGCCGATCCCAAGAGATGGACTGCAGCTACACTTGCCTCAG gtGCTTGCGGACGCCGTCTCTCGATTAGTCGTGGAAAAGTTCCGCGAGCTAACGGACAACTTCACCTCCCCACACGCACGGCGAAAAGTCCTGGCGGGTGTCGTCATGACAACAG GCACGGATGTGAAGGATGCTCAGGTGATCTGCGTTTCCACGGGAACCAAATGTATAAATGGAGAGTACATGAGCGATAGAGGCCTGGCCCTGAACGACTGCCACGCTGAAATCATCGCTCGACGATCCCTCATCAGATACCTTTATAGTCAACTGGAGTATTTTCTC AGTGACAGACCCGAGGATCATGAGAAATCCATATTCAGATGGTGCAGCGAACACGGCTACCGGCTAAAAGACAACATTCAGTTTCATCTGTATATCAGCACGTCACCCTGCGGAGACGCCCGGATCTTCTCACCCCACGAGGCTGGTGCTGAAG accaAGGTGACCGGCATCCAAACCGCAAGGCACGCGGACAGCTGCGAACCAAAATCGAGTCCGGAGAGGGAACGATACCGGTACGCACAAGCAACACTATTCAGACCTGGGATGGAGTCTTGCAGGGAGAGAGATTGCTAACCATGTCGTGCAGCGACAAGATCGCCAG ATGGAACGTGATTGGAGTGCAGGGGTCTCTTTTGAGCTATTTCACCGAACCCATCTACTTCTCTAGTTTAATCCTGGGAAGCCTGTACCATGCTGACCACCTGTCCAGAGCCATGTACCAGCGTATCACTGACATAGATGACCTGCCCCAGCCTTTCAACATTAACAGACCCCTGCTCAGTG gcatcagtaaCACAGAAGCACGGCAGCCTGGTAAAGCTCCGAACTTCAGTGCCAATTGGACAGTTGGTGATCAGGGATTGGAGATCATTAACGCCACCACAGGGAAAGATGACCTGGGACGCCCCTCACATCTCTGTAAACACACCCTGTACAGCCGCTGGATCTCTCTGCATGCCAAG CTTAACAAGACTCTAAGGATCCCAGGATTTCAGCCCAGCACGTATCACGATGCAAAGCAAGCGGCCTCGGACTACCACACGGCCAAACAAACTCTCTTTAAAGCTTTCTACAAAGCAGGACTGGGTGCATGGGTGGAAAAACCCATCGAACAAGACCAGTTCGCCCTTAACCCTTAA